In Deltaproteobacteria bacterium, one genomic interval encodes:
- a CDS encoding sulfate ABC transporter substrate-binding protein, protein MIRKRFPTLPVLAFLAGIVAAPAASADVTLLNVSYDPTRELYQEFNAAFAKHWQAKTGEKVTIKQSHGGSGKQGRAVIDGLEADVVTLALAYDIDEIAEKGRLLPAKWQSRLPHNSAPYTSTIVFLVRKGNPKGIRDWDDLVKPGVAVITPNPKTSGGARWNYLAAWAFALKKYGNDEGKAQEFVAKLFRNVPVLDSGARGSTTTFVQRGIGDVFLSWENEAFLAVNELGKDKFEIVVPSLSILAEPPVTVVDKVADRRRTRKVAQAYLEYLYTPEGQELAAKHYYRPRLEPVAARYAKQFTKVKLFTIDEVFGGWQKAQKKHFADGGIYDRIFQAGK, encoded by the coding sequence ATGATACGGAAACGGTTCCCGACTTTGCCGGTCCTCGCCTTCCTGGCGGGGATCGTCGCCGCACCGGCGGCGTCGGCCGACGTGACGCTGCTCAACGTGTCCTACGATCCCACGCGGGAGCTCTACCAGGAGTTCAACGCCGCCTTCGCGAAGCACTGGCAGGCGAAGACGGGCGAAAAGGTGACGATCAAGCAGTCCCACGGGGGCTCCGGGAAGCAGGGGCGGGCCGTCATCGACGGTCTCGAGGCCGACGTGGTGACGCTGGCGCTGGCGTACGACATCGACGAGATTGCGGAGAAGGGGAGGCTGCTCCCCGCGAAGTGGCAGTCCCGCCTGCCGCACAACAGCGCGCCGTACACCTCGACGATCGTCTTTCTGGTCCGGAAGGGGAACCCGAAGGGGATCCGGGACTGGGACGACCTCGTGAAGCCCGGGGTCGCGGTCATCACGCCGAACCCGAAAACTTCCGGAGGCGCCCGTTGGAACTACCTCGCCGCCTGGGCGTTCGCGCTGAAGAAGTACGGAAACGACGAGGGGAAGGCGCAGGAGTTCGTCGCGAAGCTCTTCCGGAACGTGCCCGTCCTGGACTCCGGGGCGCGGGGCTCCACCACGACCTTCGTCCAGCGGGGGATCGGGGACGTGTTCCTGTCGTGGGAGAACGAGGCGTTTCTCGCCGTCAACGAGCTCGGGAAGGACAAGTTCGAGATCGTCGTCCCGTCCCTGAGCATCCTCGCGGAGCCCCCGGTGACCGTCGTGGACAAGGTGGCGGACCGCCGCCGTACGCGGAAGGTTGCCCAGGCGTACCTCGAATACCTGTACACGCCGGAAGGCCAGGAGCTCGCCGCGAAACATTACTACCGGCCGCGCCTCGAGCCGGTCGCGGCGAGATACGCGAAGCAGTTCACCAAGGTCAAGCTGTTCACCATCGACGAGGTGTTCGGCGGGTGGCAGAAGGCCCAGAAGAAGCATTTCGCCGACGGCGGAATCTACGACCGGATCTTCCAGGCGGGGAAGTGA